The Candidatus Sericytochromatia bacterium genome includes the window ACGCCCCAGTTGCCGGAAAGGATTTTGGGAAAAGACATCTGCAACTCCTAGGCCAGGCTCGCCAGAATCTCATCCACCTTGGCGGGCGTGAGGTTCTCGTGATAACGCTTGCCATTGATCTGCATCAGGGGCCCCGTCCCGCAGGACGCGAGACATTCCTGGGTCATCAAGGTGAATCGACCATCTGCCGTGGTTTCACCCACATGAATTCCCAGACGTTGCTCAAGGTGGTCCAGAATTTCAAACGCCCCGCACATAGCGCAGGAGAGAGTCCGGCAGACTTCAATCTTGTATTTACCGACCGGCTTCAGATTGAACATCGTGTAGAACGACGCGACGCTGAGTGCCTTGGACGGAGGGAGATCCAGCATTTCCGCGCAGTAAGCTAGTGCCTCGGGCGGCAACCAACCCAACTCTTCCTGGGCGAGCCAGAGCGTCGGGATCAAGGCCGCTTTTTTCTGCGGATAGCGAGTGACCAGATGGTCGAACTTCGCCTTGGTCTCGGGGGAAAACGAATAGGCCATAACGACAAGCGCTCCTGAGAACCCGGCTACCGCTCCAGCTCGCCGGCGATGATATTGATGGACCCCAAGGTCGCCACGGCATCCGCGATCATGTGCCCCTCGATCATCTCGTGGAAGGCATTGAATGCGTAGAAGCACGGCGGCCGACACTTGATGCGGTAGGGGTAACCGCTGCCGTCCGACACGATGTAGAAGCCAAGCTCACCGTTACCAGCTTCAGTGGCATCGTAGATCTCACCGGGCGGAACCTTGACCCCCTCGAACACCAGCTTGAAATGGTTGATCAGGCCTTCGATGTTCTGGTAGGTATCGGCCTTGGGAGGCAGGGTCACCCGCTTGTCATCCACGTTGACCGGTCCACCAGGCAGTTGCTTGACGGCTTGCCGGATGATTCGCAAGGACTGCTCGATCTCGACAAACCGAATCATGATGCGGTCGTAAGTATCGCCGGTCGACCCTAACGCCACCTCCCAATCGAAGGTGTCGTAGTAGTAGTAGGGATG containing:
- a CDS encoding NAD(P)H-dependent oxidoreductase subunit E; amino-acid sequence: MAYSFSPETKAKFDHLVTRYPQKKAALIPTLWLAQEELGWLPPEALAYCAEMLDLPPSKALSVASFYTMFNLKPVGKYKIEVCRTLSCAMCGAFEILDHLEQRLGIHVGETTADGRFTLMTQECLASCGTGPLMQINGKRYHENLTPAKVDEILASLA